The proteins below come from a single Microbacterium sp. SLBN-154 genomic window:
- a CDS encoding O-methyltransferase, whose translation MTLPTPDAWTRVDRYLSEALVGEDTALREAVVDQRAAGLPAIEVAPLTGKFLHLMVRVAGARRVLEIGTLGGYSAIWMARALPEGGSVTTVEAEPRNAAVARGNLARAGVSDRVRIVEGRGSDVLPTLVGDGPFDLVFIDADKESNTVYLDWAARLGRPGTVVIVDNVVRSGEVANPASESPQVHGVRRGLEMLARDPRFDATALQTLDAKGWDGLALAVVV comes from the coding sequence ATGACCCTGCCCACCCCCGACGCGTGGACCCGCGTCGACCGCTATCTCAGCGAAGCCCTCGTCGGCGAAGACACCGCCCTTCGCGAGGCGGTGGTCGACCAGCGAGCCGCGGGACTCCCCGCGATCGAGGTGGCGCCGCTCACCGGGAAGTTCCTCCATCTCATGGTCCGCGTGGCCGGGGCCCGGCGGGTGCTGGAGATCGGCACGCTCGGCGGCTACTCGGCGATCTGGATGGCCCGGGCCCTGCCGGAGGGCGGCTCGGTCACGACCGTCGAGGCCGAGCCCCGCAATGCGGCGGTGGCGCGCGGCAACCTCGCTCGCGCCGGTGTCTCGGACCGGGTGCGCATCGTGGAGGGACGCGGTTCCGACGTCCTGCCGACGCTGGTCGGCGACGGCCCCTTCGACCTGGTCTTCATCGACGCCGACAAAGAGTCCAACACCGTCTACCTCGACTGGGCGGCACGGCTCGGGCGCCCCGGCACCGTCGTGATCGTCGACAACGTCGTGCGCTCGGGGGAGGTGGCGAACCCCGCCAGTGAGAGCCCGCAGGTGCACGGTGTGCGCCGCGGCTTGGAGATGCTCGCCCGCGACCCGCGCTTCGACGCCACCGCCCTGCAGACCCTCGACGCCAAGGGATGGGACGGCTTGGCGCTCGCCGTCGTGGTGTGA
- the hisS gene encoding histidine--tRNA ligase: protein MRDFLPADKARRERVLRTIRDRYRVHGFDEIETPVMEDYDRLHAGIGGDNEKLAYNVLKRGLDADAIRAAAEDPASLTDLGLRYDLTVPLARFYASHRAELPSVFRAVQIAPVWRAERPQKGRYRQFLQCDIDIIGDATSRAESELVTATLDTLDALGLAGGEVRINDRRLLDAMLEAFGFPADARAGVLITLDKLDKIGPEGVTDELRARGADEAAVTAVAAHLARLAASDGGSDHALTASGIRAALPDGMPDEVVAHLVGIGEAVAAARGVSAGSGDVPLRFDPFLVRGMGYYTGTIFELAHPAVSYSLGGGGRYDGMIGRFLGQEVPAVGFSLGFERLVDLVPAGDETMADAVVLVHDREASVGDLLTVKSALVERGARVRLEQRTKNLKALLERAHADGFTAFAAVAAGDRDAGKLEIKPLG from the coding sequence ATGCGCGATTTCCTCCCCGCAGACAAGGCCCGACGCGAGCGCGTGCTCCGCACCATCCGCGATCGCTACCGGGTGCACGGATTCGACGAGATCGAAACCCCGGTGATGGAGGATTACGACCGCCTCCACGCCGGAATCGGCGGTGACAACGAGAAGCTCGCCTACAACGTCCTCAAGCGCGGGCTCGACGCCGACGCCATCCGCGCGGCCGCCGAGGACCCTGCATCCCTCACCGATCTGGGTCTGCGCTACGACCTCACCGTGCCTCTGGCGCGCTTCTACGCCAGTCACCGCGCCGAACTGCCGAGCGTCTTCCGAGCCGTGCAGATCGCTCCGGTCTGGCGTGCCGAGCGTCCGCAGAAGGGCCGCTACCGGCAGTTCCTGCAGTGCGACATCGACATCATCGGCGACGCCACCTCGCGTGCCGAGTCGGAGCTGGTGACCGCGACCCTCGACACCCTCGATGCGCTGGGACTGGCGGGCGGTGAGGTCCGCATCAACGACCGTCGGCTGCTGGATGCGATGCTCGAGGCCTTCGGATTCCCCGCCGACGCGCGCGCCGGGGTGCTGATCACCCTCGACAAGCTCGACAAGATCGGCCCCGAGGGTGTCACGGACGAACTGCGCGCGCGTGGGGCCGATGAGGCCGCGGTGACCGCGGTGGCAGCTCACCTCGCCCGTCTGGCCGCGTCCGACGGCGGCTCCGACCATGCCCTCACCGCGTCGGGGATCCGAGCGGCCTTGCCCGACGGGATGCCCGACGAGGTCGTGGCCCACCTCGTGGGCATCGGCGAGGCCGTGGCGGCCGCGCGCGGGGTGAGCGCGGGCAGTGGCGACGTTCCGCTGCGGTTCGATCCGTTCCTGGTCAGGGGAATGGGGTACTACACGGGCACGATCTTCGAGCTGGCCCACCCCGCCGTGTCGTACTCGTTGGGCGGCGGGGGCCGCTACGACGGGATGATCGGGCGATTCCTCGGCCAGGAGGTCCCCGCGGTCGGCTTCTCGCTCGGATTCGAGCGGCTCGTCGACCTCGTCCCCGCCGGAGACGAGACCATGGCCGACGCGGTCGTGCTCGTGCACGATCGCGAGGCGTCGGTCGGAGATCTGCTGACAGTGAAGTCCGCACTCGTCGAGCGCGGCGCGCGCGTGCGTCTCGAGCAGCGGACGAAGAACCTCAAGGCCCTCCTCGAACGTGCCCACGCCGATGGATTCACCGCTTTCGCCGCGGTGGCCGCCGGCGATCGCGACGCCGGAAAGCTCGAGATCAAGCCTCTGGGATGA
- a CDS encoding SGNH/GDSL hydrolase family protein produces MTPSRRPARRADAVTPLTVGGIAVLLAVTVGLAAPPALRRQAAIARHRIGKPFGEEARNADRVWRRRMHGDPIDLVVLGDSIAAGLGAERPKDTLGARVARGLGAAVMRPVRLRSVAVVGSESSALPAQIARLPSDLSPDLAIIIVGGNDVTHRVPTEVSLGHLVDAVRALRARGARVVVGTCPDLGALRPVPQPLRTLVSRLSRRLAAEQARAARREGARPVSLHAAVGRLFAREPETMFSADRFHPSALGYRRTAEALVPALVAEWRARP; encoded by the coding sequence ATGACGCCCTCGCGAAGACCCGCTCGCCGCGCCGACGCCGTCACGCCCCTCACCGTCGGCGGGATCGCCGTCCTCCTCGCGGTGACGGTGGGCCTGGCGGCGCCCCCCGCGCTGCGGCGGCAGGCCGCCATCGCGAGGCATCGGATCGGCAAGCCCTTCGGCGAGGAGGCGCGGAACGCCGATCGGGTGTGGCGGCGCCGCATGCACGGCGACCCGATCGATCTGGTCGTCCTCGGCGACTCCATCGCCGCAGGGCTCGGTGCCGAGCGACCGAAGGACACTCTGGGCGCGCGGGTGGCCAGAGGCCTGGGTGCGGCGGTGATGCGCCCGGTGCGACTCCGATCCGTCGCGGTGGTCGGTTCGGAGTCATCCGCTCTTCCCGCCCAGATCGCACGCCTGCCGTCGGATCTGAGCCCCGACCTGGCGATCATCATCGTCGGCGGCAACGACGTCACCCACCGCGTCCCGACCGAGGTCTCCCTCGGCCATCTCGTCGACGCCGTGCGCGCCCTGAGGGCGCGTGGCGCACGCGTGGTGGTGGGGACCTGTCCCGACCTCGGGGCGCTGCGCCCTGTGCCCCAGCCGCTGCGCACGCTCGTCTCGCGCCTGTCGCGTCGGCTCGCCGCGGAGCAGGCCCGCGCCGCGCGTCGGGAGGGTGCGCGCCCGGTCTCGCTGCATGCCGCGGTCGGCCGCCTGTTCGCCCGGGAACCCGAGACGATGTTCAGCGCGGACAGGTTCCACCCGAGCGCGCTCGGCTACCGGCGCACCGCCGAGGCGCTCGTGCCCGCGCTGGTGGCGGAATGGCGGGCTCGTCCTTGA
- a CDS encoding MazG family protein produces MSEEDGLRRAAEVMHAVRERCAWSRQITHDDLVPYLVEESAELIDAVEAGSRAELREELGDLLWQVLFHAEIASEDQNDPFDIDDVAAALAEKMERRHPHVFADAVAETPAEVLVHWNAAKAAEKSTRTSVLDGVSERMPALALAQKMLGKAARVPGLTPPAVGPSSAPVPSTEAELGDALLALAARAREQGWDADRALRSALRNLGDGIRAAEDAARAAS; encoded by the coding sequence ATGAGCGAGGAAGACGGACTGCGCCGCGCGGCGGAGGTGATGCACGCGGTGCGTGAGCGATGCGCCTGGTCGCGTCAAATCACCCACGACGACCTCGTGCCCTATCTCGTCGAGGAGTCGGCCGAGCTCATCGACGCCGTCGAAGCGGGGTCGCGTGCCGAGCTGCGCGAAGAGCTCGGAGACCTTCTCTGGCAGGTGCTCTTCCACGCCGAGATCGCGTCGGAGGATCAGAACGACCCGTTCGACATCGACGACGTCGCCGCCGCACTCGCCGAGAAGATGGAACGCCGCCACCCGCACGTCTTCGCAGACGCCGTCGCCGAGACGCCGGCGGAGGTGCTCGTGCACTGGAATGCCGCGAAGGCCGCGGAGAAGAGCACGCGGACGAGCGTGCTGGACGGGGTGTCGGAGCGGATGCCGGCGCTCGCCCTCGCGCAGAAGATGCTCGGGAAGGCCGCGCGGGTTCCGGGTCTGACTCCTCCGGCGGTCGGTCCGAGCTCCGCCCCGGTCCCCTCGACCGAGGCGGAGCTCGGCGATGCCCTCCTCGCGCTGGCGGCGCGTGCCCGGGAGCAGGGGTGGGACGCCGATCGGGCGCTCCGCAGCGCCCTGAGGAACCTGGGCGATGGGATCCGCGCCGCCGAGGACGCCGCGCGCGCCGCGTCGTAG
- the eno gene encoding phosphopyruvate hydratase codes for MASIEAVGAREILDSRGNPTVEVEVLLDDGIVQRAAVPSGASTGAFEAYELRDGDKSRYGGKGVLKAVAAVIDELGPAIEGVDASEQRIIDEILIETDGTENKSRTGANAILGVSLAVAKAAADSADLPLFRYLGGPNAHLLPVPLFNVINGGEHADNGIDFQEFFLAPIGADTYAESLRWGTEVYHVLKGELKSAGFATGLGDEGGFAPDLPSNREGLDFLIRAIEKAGFTPGADIAVGLDVAATEFFSDGVYTVEGKAWSVDELISYFTDLVANYPIVTIEDALAEDDWDGWKSLTDAIGSKVQLVGDDLFVTNPARLADGISRGVANALLVKVNQIGTLSETLDAIALATRSGYASMLSHRSGETEDTTIADLAVAVNAGQIKTGAPARSERVAKYNQLLRIEEELGDAAEFAGRSAFPRYRG; via the coding sequence GTGGCATCAATCGAGGCTGTAGGCGCGCGCGAGATCCTGGATTCGCGCGGCAACCCGACCGTCGAGGTGGAGGTGCTGCTCGATGACGGCATCGTGCAGCGCGCGGCCGTGCCCTCCGGCGCGTCCACCGGAGCGTTCGAGGCGTACGAGCTGCGCGACGGCGACAAGAGCCGCTACGGGGGCAAGGGCGTGCTGAAGGCCGTCGCCGCCGTCATCGACGAGCTCGGCCCGGCGATCGAGGGCGTCGACGCGAGCGAGCAGCGCATCATCGACGAGATCCTCATCGAGACCGATGGCACCGAGAACAAGTCCCGCACGGGAGCCAACGCCATCCTCGGCGTCAGCCTTGCGGTGGCCAAGGCCGCCGCCGACAGCGCCGATCTGCCGCTGTTCCGCTACCTGGGCGGCCCCAACGCCCACCTGCTGCCCGTGCCGCTGTTCAACGTCATCAACGGTGGCGAGCACGCCGACAACGGCATCGACTTCCAGGAGTTCTTCCTCGCGCCCATCGGCGCAGACACGTACGCCGAATCGCTGCGCTGGGGCACGGAGGTCTATCACGTGCTGAAGGGCGAGCTCAAGAGCGCCGGCTTCGCCACCGGTCTCGGCGACGAGGGGGGCTTCGCACCTGATCTGCCGAGCAACCGCGAGGGCCTGGACTTCCTCATCCGCGCCATCGAGAAGGCCGGCTTCACCCCCGGTGCCGACATCGCCGTGGGCCTGGACGTGGCAGCGACCGAGTTCTTCTCGGACGGCGTCTACACCGTCGAGGGCAAGGCGTGGAGCGTCGACGAGCTGATCTCGTACTTCACCGACCTCGTGGCCAACTACCCGATCGTCACCATCGAGGACGCTCTGGCCGAGGACGACTGGGACGGCTGGAAGAGCCTCACCGACGCGATCGGTTCGAAGGTGCAGCTGGTCGGCGACGACCTGTTCGTCACCAACCCCGCCCGCCTCGCCGACGGCATCTCGCGCGGCGTCGCGAACGCGCTCCTGGTGAAGGTCAACCAGATCGGCACCCTGTCCGAGACGCTCGACGCCATCGCCTTGGCCACCCGGTCGGGCTACGCGTCGATGCTCTCGCACCGCTCGGGCGAGACCGAGGACACCACCATCGCCGACCTGGCGGTGGCCGTGAACGCCGGTCAGATCAAGACCGGCGCGCCCGCTCGCAGCGAGCGCGTCGCGAAATACAATCAGCTTCTGCGCATCGAGGAGGAGCTGGGCGACGCCGCGGAGTTCGCCGGCCGCTCCGCCTTCCCCCGCTACCGGGGCTGA
- the nhaA gene encoding Na+/H+ antiporter NhaA: protein MSLLRSARFPAIVLLAAAAAALIVANSPLGPAAQALKETYLGIPGVFEMSVGHWIQDGLLAVFFFVVAVELQYELTSGELNSAKKALQPAIAAAGGVIIPVAIFLLIAGRSDAAQGWPIPTATDIAFALGVLAVFGKGLPSGIRIFLLALAILDDIVGIIFIAVLFTTDVNVGFLAVSALLVIAFGFLSRRLDTRGRVPVAIALIVIGLTTWVLVYLSGVHATIAGVALGIAMAQQPALRTRHALEPWVNGLVLPLFAFSAALVVIPAVSPTELSPAFWGILVALPVGKIIGISVFSWISMRLLNRGATPPLSFLDLMAAGALGGIGFTVSLLLSELAFADSPLVRDEATLGVLAGSAVSIILAAILVAQRARHYRRVSPETADEELPEPARTPGDIA from the coding sequence GTGTCCCTGCTGCGCTCTGCCCGCTTTCCCGCCATCGTGCTCCTCGCCGCCGCTGCGGCGGCGCTCATCGTGGCCAACTCCCCGCTCGGCCCCGCCGCCCAAGCGCTGAAGGAGACCTACCTCGGCATCCCCGGCGTGTTCGAGATGTCGGTGGGCCACTGGATCCAGGACGGCCTGTTGGCGGTCTTCTTCTTCGTCGTCGCCGTCGAGCTGCAGTACGAACTCACCAGCGGCGAGTTGAATTCGGCGAAGAAGGCGCTTCAGCCCGCGATCGCCGCCGCGGGCGGTGTCATCATCCCGGTCGCGATCTTCCTTCTCATCGCCGGACGCTCGGATGCCGCCCAGGGGTGGCCGATCCCCACCGCGACCGACATCGCCTTCGCCCTGGGAGTGCTCGCCGTCTTCGGCAAGGGCCTGCCCTCCGGCATCCGGATCTTCCTTCTCGCCCTGGCGATCCTCGATGACATCGTGGGCATCATCTTCATCGCGGTGCTCTTCACCACCGATGTCAACGTCGGCTTCCTCGCCGTCTCCGCCCTGCTGGTGATCGCGTTCGGCTTCCTCAGCCGGCGCCTCGACACCCGCGGCCGGGTCCCGGTCGCGATCGCCCTCATCGTGATCGGTCTGACCACCTGGGTGCTGGTCTACCTCTCGGGCGTCCATGCGACGATCGCCGGCGTGGCGCTCGGCATCGCGATGGCTCAGCAGCCGGCGCTTCGCACGCGCCACGCCCTCGAGCCGTGGGTGAACGGACTCGTCCTGCCGCTGTTCGCCTTCTCGGCCGCACTCGTCGTCATCCCCGCCGTCTCGCCGACCGAGCTCTCGCCGGCCTTCTGGGGCATCCTCGTCGCTCTTCCCGTCGGCAAGATCATCGGCATCTCGGTCTTCAGCTGGATCTCGATGAGGCTGCTGAACCGTGGCGCCACCCCGCCGCTGTCGTTCCTCGACCTCATGGCGGCCGGGGCGCTGGGCGGGATCGGTTTCACCGTGTCGCTGCTGCTGTCCGAACTCGCCTTCGCGGACAGCCCGCTCGTGCGCGACGAGGCGACGCTGGGTGTCCTGGCGGGGTCGGCCGTCTCGATCATCCTCGCGGCGATCCTGGTCGCCCAGCGCGCCCGCCACTATCGTCGGGTCTCTCCCGAGACCGCCGACGAGGAGCTCCCCGAGCCGGCTCGGACGCCGGGAGACATCGCCTGA
- a CDS encoding APC family permease, with protein sequence MSSPSLARRLGLGDAVFIGLGAMLGAGVFSAFSPAAQAAGAGLLIGLVLAGVVAYANATSSAQLAAAYPTSGGAYVYGREELNDWWGFLAGWGFVIGKTASCAAMALTFAAYVAPDGWERPLAVAAVVALGAVNWFGITRTAQLTRIIVAVVLLCLAVAVIAATAGAAGASASAPITAQELFVGGPYGILQSAGLLFFAFAGYARIATMGEEVRDPARVIPRAISLAFLIVVVIYAVVAVAVLAALGPEATAAASDPVAAAAATAGWTWVDPVVRIGAAAAALGALLALIAGVGRTTLAMARERDLPSFLSAVHPRWHVPHRAELLIVLAVVLLVSTGDLRGAIGFSSFGVLTYYLVANLAARRQTGAARRYPRWLQLMGVAGCVILALSLPWQSVVGGAAVLAIGLISRVVRLRVGRTG encoded by the coding sequence GTGTCCTCCCCCTCTCTCGCCCGACGGCTGGGGCTCGGCGACGCGGTGTTCATCGGGCTCGGCGCGATGCTCGGGGCGGGTGTCTTCTCCGCCTTCTCGCCCGCAGCCCAGGCAGCGGGCGCGGGCCTTCTCATCGGGCTCGTCCTGGCCGGCGTCGTGGCGTACGCCAATGCGACCTCGTCCGCCCAGCTCGCTGCGGCGTACCCGACCTCCGGCGGCGCATACGTCTACGGACGTGAGGAGCTGAACGACTGGTGGGGGTTCCTCGCCGGATGGGGCTTCGTCATCGGCAAGACGGCCAGCTGCGCGGCGATGGCCCTCACCTTCGCCGCCTACGTCGCCCCCGACGGCTGGGAGCGGCCCCTCGCCGTCGCCGCGGTGGTCGCGCTCGGCGCGGTGAACTGGTTCGGCATCACCCGGACGGCGCAGCTGACCCGCATCATCGTGGCCGTCGTCCTGCTCTGCCTCGCGGTCGCGGTGATCGCCGCCACCGCGGGAGCCGCGGGAGCTTCGGCCTCCGCCCCGATCACGGCGCAGGAGCTCTTCGTCGGCGGACCGTACGGGATCCTGCAGTCGGCGGGCCTGCTGTTCTTCGCCTTCGCCGGGTACGCCCGCATCGCCACCATGGGCGAAGAGGTCCGCGACCCCGCACGCGTCATCCCGCGCGCGATCTCCCTGGCCTTCCTGATCGTCGTGGTCATCTACGCCGTCGTCGCCGTCGCGGTCCTGGCCGCGCTCGGCCCCGAGGCGACCGCCGCGGCATCCGATCCCGTCGCGGCGGCGGCCGCGACCGCAGGCTGGACCTGGGTGGATCCGGTCGTGCGGATCGGCGCCGCGGCCGCCGCGCTCGGTGCTCTTCTCGCCCTCATCGCCGGGGTGGGGCGGACGACCCTCGCCATGGCGCGGGAGCGGGACCTGCCGTCTTTCCTCTCGGCCGTGCATCCCCGGTGGCACGTGCCGCACCGGGCCGAGCTGCTGATCGTGCTCGCCGTGGTGCTGCTGGTCTCGACCGGAGATCTGCGCGGCGCGATCGGCTTCTCCTCGTTCGGCGTCTTGACCTACTACCTCGTGGCGAACCTGGCCGCCCGCCGCCAGACCGGGGCCGCGCGCCGCTACCCGCGCTGGCTGCAGCTGATGGGGGTCGCGGGGTGCGTCATCCTCGCCCTGAGCCTTCCCTGGCAGAGCGTCGTCGGCGGCGCGGCCGTCCTGGCGATCGGTCTGATCTCCCGCGTCGTGCGCCTTCGCGTCGGTCGCACCGGGTGA